One Dehalococcoidales bacterium DNA segment encodes these proteins:
- a CDS encoding P-II family nitrogen regulator — translation MTQESKSLIVTIVKKGDGDTVIEASMNAGATGGTIMFGRGIGVRERKKILGVPVEPEKEIVFTVVPTEKAKAILDEIVQSVKLTEPGRGVVLSLILDQFAGVAHELLPEPDEDPQGATEEHLESAEDSQGKTEEPQDQ, via the coding sequence ATGACCCAGGAAAGCAAATCGTTGATAGTGACCATAGTTAAAAAGGGAGATGGGGATACAGTAATTGAAGCATCTATGAATGCTGGTGCAACAGGCGGAACTATTATGTTTGGCCGGGGCATTGGTGTGCGAGAGAGAAAGAAAATATTGGGAGTGCCTGTTGAACCGGAGAAGGAAATAGTCTTTACTGTAGTTCCAACCGAAAAAGCCAAGGCTATTTTGGATGAGATTGTTCAGTCCGTAAAACTAACTGAGCCAGGGCGAGGGGTTGTATTATCTTTAATCCTTGATCAATTTGCCGGTGTGGCCCATGAGTTGTTGCCCGAACCAGACGAAGATCCTCAGGGAGCAACTGAAGAACATCTGGAATCCGCCGAAGACTCTCAGGGCAAAACTGAAGAGCCTCAAGATCAGTAG
- a CDS encoding DUF1538 domain-containing protein, translated as MKLAIFDGIYSVIGDVLLPVCLLLVFFLVFQVFFLKRPLRQVTALLRGILFAFIGLIFFIQGINIAFMPMGEYIGEIFGNFQQTWLLVPLGFALGFLITLAEPQVRILSQMIEEASSGYIRSKTILIILCTAVAAFTALGMARTVFGIPIAYIIFPGYLIAIVLLFFADKDFLAIAFDSGSIATGPLTTAFMMSLTIGAATVLDGRSSLGDGFGLIGIITLAPIISIQLLSLIYPIKTSQGGQENDPGKQIVDSDHS; from the coding sequence ATGAAATTGGCTATTTTTGATGGCATATATAGCGTAATAGGTGATGTATTGCTGCCTGTATGTTTGCTGCTTGTCTTCTTTTTAGTATTTCAGGTTTTTTTCCTGAAGCGCCCCTTAAGGCAAGTAACCGCTTTACTCAGGGGTATTCTGTTTGCTTTTATTGGGCTTATATTCTTTATTCAGGGAATTAATATTGCGTTTATGCCTATGGGGGAATACATTGGGGAAATATTCGGGAATTTTCAACAGACCTGGTTGCTGGTACCGCTGGGTTTTGCCCTTGGATTTTTAATTACTTTGGCTGAGCCACAGGTCAGGATACTCAGCCAGATGATAGAAGAAGCATCCAGTGGCTATATACGATCAAAAACTATACTGATAATACTTTGTACTGCTGTTGCTGCTTTTACAGCGCTGGGAATGGCCAGGACTGTTTTTGGAATACCGATAGCTTATATCATTTTTCCAGGATATCTTATCGCCATTGTGTTATTATTCTTTGCCGATAAAGATTTCCTTGCCATAGCTTTTGATTCTGGTAGTATTGCAACGGGGCCATTGACAACCGCGTTTATGATGTCGTTAACTATCGGCGCAGCTACGGTCCTTGACGGGCGGAGTTCGCTGGGCGATGGATTTGGTTTGATCGGGATAATTACTCTAGCGCCAATAATATCGATTCAGTTACTAAGCTTGATATACCCAATAAAAACAAGCCAAGGAGGTCAAGAGAATGACCCAGGAAAGCAAATCGTTGATAGTGACCATAGTTAA
- a CDS encoding DUF1538 domain-containing protein codes for MYHTMKKTALEVVQAMLPITLVIVVLQFVVLDAPADVFYRFLAGAGMTIFGAFFFLLGVRTGILPMGRDIGAEIPQHGSLLLIIAVGLIFGFAVTTAEPGVMVLNNMAVEAGADNGSALVIVISTGMALLFTVALVRILFGFPIRYLLAIIYCIALILAFFTPPEFLPIAFDSGGVAAGSFTVPMLLALGMGFTSVLARRSYLSDGFGLIGIACAGPIIGLLLWGIIVF; via the coding sequence ATGTACCATACAATGAAAAAAACCGCCCTGGAAGTTGTTCAAGCAATGTTGCCGATTACTCTGGTTATAGTAGTCTTGCAATTTGTAGTTCTCGATGCGCCTGCTGATGTATTCTACAGGTTTTTGGCAGGAGCTGGAATGACAATTTTTGGAGCATTCTTTTTTCTGCTGGGAGTAAGGACCGGTATTTTGCCGATGGGCCGAGACATTGGGGCTGAAATTCCGCAACATGGTTCCTTGCTGCTTATTATTGCCGTGGGTTTGATTTTTGGTTTTGCAGTAACGACTGCCGAACCGGGTGTTATGGTGCTTAACAATATGGCTGTTGAAGCTGGGGCGGATAATGGTAGCGCTCTAGTCATAGTTATTTCTACCGGAATGGCGTTGCTGTTTACAGTGGCGCTGGTGCGTATTCTTTTTGGATTTCCGATCAGATATTTACTTGCTATTATTTATTGTATTGCTTTAATTCTAGCTTTTTTTACACCGCCCGAGTTTTTGCCCATTGCTTTTGATAGCGGTGGAGTTGCAGCTGGATCATTTACTGTACCGATGCTGCTGGCATTAGGGATGGGTTTTACTTCGGTTCTTGCTCGCCGCTCATATCTTTCTGATGGTTTTGGGCTTATCGGGATCGCTTGCGCCGGACCTATAATCGGCCTTTTATTGTGGGGGATTATTGTCTTTTGA
- a CDS encoding universal stress protein, whose translation MKKLFSIVLPHMQSRVLIRYNEKVVKYTVDDWGQVNLLNQILIPFDGSETAEVALPYAAELACASKAHCI comes from the coding sequence GTGAAAAAGCTCTTTAGTATTGTCCTTCCACACATGCAAAGCCGAGTATTAATAAGGTATAATGAAAAAGTAGTCAAGTATACAGTTGATGATTGGGGGCAAGTAAACTTGCTAAACCAAATACTGATACCCTTTGATGGATCTGAAACTGCCGAAGTCGCTCTACCTTATGCGGCTGAATTGGCATGCGCATCAAAAGCCCATTGCATTTAG
- the thyX gene encoding FAD-dependent thymidylate synthase — MNYNVEVKLLAITPDSENLLEKAGRICYASEDKLGTNEKWLQSRIKQGHESIIEHASATFFIKASRALTHELVRHRIASYSQRSQRYVPETHAEYISPPELSEKIDSENAKIFHNAMTASWNAYHKLLEAGIKPEIARYVLPNACTTEIICTWNFREIRHILKTRTDQSVLPEFREVSEKIKAIMKEQAPKVFSDL, encoded by the coding sequence ATGAACTACAACGTGGAAGTTAAACTTCTAGCAATTACCCCTGATAGTGAAAACCTTTTAGAGAAGGCAGGACGAATTTGCTATGCCAGCGAAGATAAGTTGGGCACTAACGAAAAATGGCTGCAAAGCAGAATTAAGCAAGGACACGAGAGTATCATTGAACATGCCTCGGCAACTTTTTTCATTAAAGCATCTCGCGCTCTCACCCATGAATTGGTGCGGCACAGAATTGCCAGCTATTCTCAGCGCAGCCAACGCTACGTGCCTGAAACACACGCGGAGTACATCTCTCCACCTGAACTCTCAGAGAAAATCGATTCTGAGAACGCAAAAATATTCCATAACGCCATGACTGCCAGCTGGAATGCGTATCACAAACTATTAGAAGCCGGCATAAAACCAGAGATAGCCCGCTACGTGCTACCGAATGCCTGCACAACCGAGATAATCTGCACCTGGAATTTCCGTGAAATCAGACATATATTAAAAACCCGAACCGATCAATCGGTATTGCCCGAGTTCCGAGAAGTATCTGAAAAGATCAAGGCAATAATGAAGGAGCAAGCACCCAAAGTTTTCAGCGATCTGTGA
- a CDS encoding catalase has protein sequence MQKKEEQNKKLTTVAGAPVPDNQNTMTAGPRGPVLLQDVWYLEKLGHFDREVIPERRMHAKGSGAFGSFTVTQDITKYTKAKVFSALGKKTDIFARFSTVAGERGAADAERDIRGFAIKFYTEQGNWDLVGNNTPVFFLRDPLKFPDLNHAVKRDPRTNMRSAKNQWDFFTNLPEALHQVTIVMSDRGIPYSYRHMHGFGSHTYSFINAENKRYWIKFHLKTQQGIKNLSDEDAQAIIAGDRESHQRDLYESIENKDYPRWTMYVQVMPEEDAAKMPYNPFDLTKVWYHGDYPLIEVGIMELNQNPQNYFADVEQAAFNPANIVPGIGFSPDKMLQGRLFSYGDAQRYRLGVNHHLIPVNAPRCPVNSFHRDGLMRVDGNQGSIPSIEPNSYGHWQEQPDFAEPPLRLEGAADHWNFRADDNDYYTQPGKLFRLMKPEQQQVLFENTARDINGAPREIKIRHIANCLKADKAYGEGVAKAIGIKMSEVLK, from the coding sequence ATGCAAAAAAAGGAAGAACAAAATAAAAAGCTGACCACCGTTGCCGGTGCGCCTGTACCTGACAACCAGAACACTATGACCGCTGGTCCCCGCGGCCCTGTATTATTGCAGGACGTGTGGTACCTGGAAAAATTAGGACATTTTGATCGAGAAGTGATCCCCGAGCGGCGCATGCATGCCAAGGGATCGGGAGCATTTGGTAGTTTTACAGTGACGCAAGATATCACCAAATACACCAAAGCTAAAGTTTTTTCTGCATTAGGTAAAAAAACTGATATATTTGCTCGTTTCTCAACGGTGGCAGGTGAACGTGGTGCTGCTGATGCAGAGCGTGATATTCGCGGTTTTGCCATCAAGTTCTACACAGAACAGGGCAACTGGGATTTGGTTGGTAACAACACTCCGGTATTCTTTCTGCGAGACCCGCTTAAATTCCCAGACCTCAATCATGCTGTAAAGAGAGATCCGCGTACTAACATGCGCAGTGCCAAAAACCAGTGGGACTTTTTTACCAATCTGCCTGAAGCACTGCATCAAGTGACCATCGTTATGAGTGACAGGGGTATTCCTTATTCATATCGGCATATGCATGGTTTTGGCAGCCATACGTATAGCTTTATTAATGCTGAAAACAAACGTTATTGGATTAAGTTCCATCTTAAAACACAGCAGGGCATTAAAAATCTCTCCGACGAAGACGCACAGGCTATCATAGCAGGAGATCGAGAAAGCCATCAGCGCGACCTTTACGAAAGCATTGAGAACAAGGACTATCCGCGGTGGACGATGTACGTACAAGTTATGCCGGAAGAAGACGCTGCTAAAATGCCTTATAATCCTTTTGATCTGACCAAGGTCTGGTATCATGGTGACTATCCGCTAATCGAAGTAGGTATTATGGAGCTTAACCAAAATCCGCAAAACTATTTTGCCGATGTAGAGCAAGCCGCCTTCAATCCTGCCAACATCGTACCTGGTATTGGTTTTTCTCCAGACAAGATGCTGCAAGGCAGGCTTTTCTCATACGGTGATGCCCAGCGTTATCGCCTGGGGGTGAACCATCATCTTATTCCGGTGAATGCTCCGCGTTGCCCGGTTAATAGCTTCCATCGGGATGGGCTCATGAGAGTTGACGGAAACCAGGGCTCTATACCAAGCATTGAGCCGAACAGCTATGGTCATTGGCAGGAACAGCCTGATTTTGCTGAGCCGCCTCTCAGGCTGGAAGGAGCTGCTGACCATTGGAATTTCCGCGCGGACGATAATGACTACTATACCCAACCCGGTAAACTCTTTCGTCTGATGAAACCAGAGCAGCAGCAAGTGCTGTTCGAAAATACTGCACGTGATATCAACGGTGCACCCAGAGAAATTAAAATCAGACATATCGCGAACTGCCTTAAAGCTGATAAAGCCTATGGAGAAGGTGTAGCCAAGGCAATTGGTATAAAAATGAGTGAAGTCCTCAAATAA